In Candidatus Thermoplasmatota archaeon, the following are encoded in one genomic region:
- a CDS encoding elongation factor EF-2, with the protein MGRKEDNIAKARELMHQPEFIRNIGTAAHIDHGKTTFSDNLIAGAGMMSEDLAGKQLVLDFDEQEAARGITINAAAASMVHDYGGKQYLVNLIDTPGHVDFGGDVTRAMRAIDGAFILVCAVEEVMPQTETVIRQALREKVRPILYINKVDRLINEVKLTPEQMMAKFQKIITEVNGLMLKQMPPEFKEKWALSVEKGTVAFGSAYHNWAISAPWVKKSGVNFKQVFEYLQAGNQKELAKKAPIAQVMLDLSITHHPPPHAAQKYRIPHIWKGDLASDMGKSLVETNEKGPVAFMVTKIIVDPHAGEVAVGRVFSGSIRKGQKLFVSGMPNANTVQSVGLLVGADRIPTEEVTAGNIAAVVGLKDAIAGSTVTEVQEMEPFEKIVHYSEPVVTKAIEAKHTRDLPKLVEVMRTVAKADPSIQVEINQETGEHLMSGMGELHLEITEYRIVNEHKVEISTSPPIVVYRECVQKRSPAAFEGKSPNKHNKFYVIAEPLEESFVKAIKEGEIPEGKVKNIKDLVPRLVELGWEKDRAKGLIAVQGTNMLLDVTKGIQYLHETRELILEAFKEAMTKGPLAGEPVAGVKLLLVDAKLHEDAVHRGPAQSIPAMRNAIYGSMVTAGRTILEPKQKIFVNVPQDVMGPVTREIQQRRGVIENMEQEGDLTIIHCKAPVAELFGFASAIRGAAQGRCLWSTEHAGFEMLPRELLDKTVGEIRKRKGLPEKPYEADYYAG; encoded by the coding sequence GTGGGCCGTAAGGAAGACAACATCGCCAAGGCGCGCGAACTGATGCATCAGCCCGAGTTCATCCGGAACATCGGGACGGCCGCGCACATCGACCACGGCAAGACGACCTTCTCGGACAACCTCATCGCCGGCGCGGGCATGATGTCGGAGGACCTCGCGGGCAAGCAGCTCGTGCTCGACTTCGACGAGCAGGAAGCGGCGCGCGGCATCACGATCAACGCGGCCGCGGCGTCGATGGTGCACGACTACGGCGGCAAGCAGTACCTCGTGAACCTCATCGACACGCCCGGCCACGTGGACTTCGGCGGCGACGTCACGCGCGCCATGCGCGCCATCGACGGCGCGTTCATCCTCGTCTGCGCGGTGGAGGAGGTCATGCCGCAGACGGAGACCGTCATCCGGCAGGCGCTGCGCGAGAAGGTGCGGCCCATCCTCTACATCAACAAGGTGGACCGCCTCATCAACGAGGTCAAGCTCACGCCCGAGCAGATGATGGCGAAGTTCCAGAAGATCATCACCGAGGTCAACGGCCTCATGCTCAAGCAGATGCCGCCCGAGTTCAAGGAGAAGTGGGCGCTCTCGGTGGAGAAGGGCACGGTGGCCTTCGGAAGCGCGTACCACAACTGGGCCATCTCGGCGCCGTGGGTGAAGAAGAGCGGCGTGAACTTCAAGCAGGTGTTCGAGTACCTGCAGGCGGGCAACCAGAAGGAGCTTGCGAAGAAGGCGCCCATCGCGCAGGTCATGCTCGATCTCTCGATCACGCACCACCCGCCGCCGCACGCGGCCCAGAAGTACCGCATTCCGCACATCTGGAAGGGCGACCTTGCCTCCGACATGGGCAAGTCGCTCGTCGAGACGAACGAGAAGGGCCCCGTGGCGTTCATGGTGACGAAGATCATCGTGGACCCGCACGCGGGCGAGGTGGCCGTGGGCCGCGTCTTCTCGGGCTCGATCCGCAAGGGACAGAAGCTCTTCGTAAGCGGCATGCCAAACGCGAACACGGTGCAGAGCGTGGGCCTCCTCGTCGGCGCCGACCGCATCCCGACCGAGGAGGTGACGGCGGGCAACATCGCCGCCGTCGTCGGCTTGAAGGACGCGATCGCGGGCTCGACCGTGACGGAGGTCCAGGAGATGGAGCCCTTCGAGAAGATCGTGCACTACTCGGAGCCGGTCGTCACGAAGGCCATCGAGGCCAAGCACACGCGCGATCTCCCGAAGCTCGTCGAGGTCATGCGCACGGTCGCCAAGGCCGACCCGTCGATCCAGGTGGAGATCAACCAGGAGACGGGCGAGCACCTCATGAGCGGCATGGGCGAGCTCCACCTCGAGATCACGGAGTACCGCATCGTGAACGAGCACAAGGTCGAGATTTCGACCTCGCCGCCCATCGTCGTGTACCGCGAGTGCGTGCAGAAGCGGAGCCCCGCGGCCTTCGAGGGCAAGAGCCCCAACAAGCACAACAAGTTCTACGTCATCGCCGAGCCCCTGGAGGAGTCCTTCGTCAAGGCCATCAAGGAAGGCGAGATCCCCGAGGGCAAGGTCAAGAACATCAAGGACCTCGTGCCGCGGCTCGTCGAGCTTGGCTGGGAGAAGGACCGTGCCAAGGGCTTGATCGCCGTGCAAGGGACGAACATGCTCCTCGACGTCACGAAGGGCATCCAGTACCTGCACGAGACCCGCGAGCTCATCCTCGAGGCCTTCAAGGAGGCCATGACGAAGGGCCCGCTCGCCGGCGAGCCCGTGGCGGGAGTGAAGCTCCTGCTCGTCGACGCGAAGCTCCACGAGGACGCGGTCCACCGCGGGCCGGCGCAGTCCATCCCGGCGATGCGCAACGCCATCTACGGCTCCATGGTCACGGCCGGACGCACGATCCTCGAGCCCAAGCAGAAGATCTTCGTGAACGTGCCCCAGGACGTCATGGGCCCCGTGACCCGTGAGATCCAGCAGCGCCGCGGCGTGATCGAGAACATGGAGCAGGAGGGCGATCTCACGATCATCCACTGCAAGGCGCCCGTGGCCGAGCTCTTCGGCTTTGCCTCGGCCATCCGCGGCGCGGCGCAGGGCCGCTGCCTGTGGTCCACCGAGCACGCGGGCTTCGAGATGCTTCCCCGCGAGCTTCTCGACAAGACCGTGGGCGAGATCCGCAAGCGCAAGGGGCTTCCCGAGAAGCCCTACGAGGCGGACTACTACGCGGGCTAG
- a CDS encoding phospholipase D family protein, with amino-acid sequence MWAFPQGTQAQAVPWKLGLNGGHVQEALHRMSIVTLHLQSPTAREASSTALRDTFHDNNRVRLAVAYITVQGVQALGRLGCGFSAADIRKEILTSIDFGITEPSALDMLARQPNAEVRIVRFHEVLARGLRPLNAFHPKLYWGSRPDGQHRVVVGSQNVTDSALRSNWEAAMAGTLSPVDLDALATWWQREWANATPVDVGLVTAYREARPRQAPPTHPRAGLAEVSPLSEPRAVPLAEDAQIASLAAAGVLIFEAGSTSGGARTQVDLPVTLAPYFFTDDQVRAAVVGQRRVVRDIQMHHDGRVETKNFDLRLAAGENHMVRLNLPSRMRGLRLSAMPRTQRESSLLVFRRLPETDAFELDFVLPTERAAIEPLIDEAVACGQRFSPGRSRRTFYWL; translated from the coding sequence TTGTGGGCGTTCCCCCAAGGAACCCAGGCGCAAGCGGTCCCGTGGAAGCTCGGCCTGAATGGCGGTCATGTTCAAGAAGCACTACATCGGATGTCCATCGTGACTCTACACCTCCAGTCGCCTACTGCCCGGGAGGCGTCCTCAACCGCTCTGCGCGACACCTTTCACGACAACAATCGCGTACGGCTGGCCGTCGCGTACATCACGGTTCAGGGCGTTCAGGCCCTGGGGCGCTTGGGCTGCGGTTTTTCGGCAGCCGACATCCGGAAGGAAATCCTAACTAGCATCGACTTCGGCATCACTGAACCGAGTGCTCTGGACATGCTGGCCCGGCAACCCAATGCCGAGGTCCGCATCGTGCGTTTCCACGAGGTTTTGGCCCGGGGACTACGCCCCCTCAACGCATTCCATCCGAAGCTATACTGGGGGTCTCGCCCGGATGGACAACACCGGGTCGTGGTCGGCTCCCAAAACGTCACGGATTCTGCACTCCGGTCGAACTGGGAGGCGGCGATGGCAGGTACTCTCTCCCCTGTGGACCTGGACGCTCTTGCGACCTGGTGGCAACGCGAGTGGGCCAACGCGACGCCGGTTGACGTTGGCCTCGTGACGGCTTATCGTGAGGCGCGTCCACGGCAGGCTCCCCCGACCCACCCAAGGGCCGGGCTGGCAGAAGTCTCTCCTTTATCGGAACCCCGTGCGGTGCCCCTTGCCGAAGACGCCCAAATCGCTTCGCTGGCCGCGGCAGGCGTGCTCATCTTTGAGGCGGGGTCAACGTCAGGCGGGGCAAGAACGCAGGTTGACCTGCCTGTAACGTTGGCACCCTACTTCTTCACCGACGATCAAGTCAGGGCGGCCGTCGTTGGCCAGCGACGCGTGGTGCGGGACATCCAGATGCACCATGACGGCCGAGTCGAAACCAAGAACTTCGACTTGCGATTGGCCGCGGGGGAGAACCACATGGTGCGTCTCAATCTGCCGTCCAGAATGCGCGGCCTTCGCCTTTCGGCGATGCCCCGAACCCAGCGGGAGTCGTCACTTCTGGTCTTCAGACGGCTTCCGGAAACCGACGCTTTTGAATTGGATTTCGTGCTACCAACAGAGAGGGCCGCTATCGAACCCCTGATTGACGAAGCAGTAGCATGTGGTCAGCGGTTTTCGCCGGGCAGGTCAAGGCGTACTTTCTATTGGCTCTAG
- a CDS encoding N-6 DNA methylase yields MAKPPITTMGPEAAATELLRTVCGSGLDEAKRRFAFTSSLPLMFPSHYWKILEFSLGSETGVRVQTGGREKHGRIDTKHGALVVENKRDLSTAKAGAEAEKQGREYVAGLVKAEGNPRSVARLVVTDIERWYEYDVKFEGEPSTATEANVTVTIRSQKHFTSTDGKAMLAYLEAVLWSEPIVATPAILQAGFGVGSELHRVLSQALASAWSVQSSRQESKLLFDLWFRHVVSSYGYNAEPEPEAFLAHGYLVMLSRIFAGCSLATPLQRKHTDFAEDCVRGDFFHSAFIRDFVERDFFRWLGTDETLEILRPAVAMVAEQLQNLDFEEAARFDLLSQLYEAIMPPNLRKEFGEVFTPGWLANRIVSAVPGIEKPGAAVLDPACGPGSFLRACVERKVSAFPPGTNSQVVLDHVLSDVAGFDINPVSISLAKATLAMALAEHISNAERPVRLPIYLADSLFTPTSVGQKKENITVLTFDHEDECSIEFPSSVFGVSSAFDSVVSEAHQQAELMVQGTSTAKLEPRVKQMVDAVSQKCGLSKVEAEVLSTAVVELREALAERVRRKRNGVWAFLLRNTYRPVLLRASFQFLITNPPWLTLSNLPEARYKEQLENIALSLGVKPKAESAHHQEIATVFALHAVEHFLVPGGQFAIVLPATILNGKHHEPLRASTFAEHSGLAGSRLWDFVQMDSLFKRPACVLFGAKNKTGGMPALLPALRFSREDEEPVSVEYRLTRKGTGTYYGTTVGAATDTFYEARFSQGADIMPHTLFFVDLKSAADKAVVRVETSLEERTNPINKKARTLHATGAVEREYLFWTLKSDQVLPFLVGKPRSVVLPLALEGGKYRVVDQTEIEVAGHENAKAWFEKVQAKAKKSKTAKIDRTLDDIRQSLRTRNKLVNQPPRWKGHLVFYGAGGKDVCAATTPTASLPSPFVNHQTLYVMQTDDGAEAAYVVGMLNSDTVNEQIKESQPKGKHGEQHVHLRALMFPAYRPGDPAHEAVARASTAIARAAESLAHNEPHLIAAGGALASRRVSFRKKLREAEPDLFAQLNASAKEVLLS; encoded by the coding sequence ATGGCCAAGCCGCCCATTACGACGATGGGCCCCGAAGCTGCAGCCACCGAGCTCCTGCGCACGGTCTGCGGGTCCGGCCTGGACGAGGCGAAGCGGCGGTTCGCCTTTACCAGCAGCCTGCCCCTCATGTTCCCCTCGCACTACTGGAAGATCCTTGAGTTTTCTCTGGGCTCGGAAACCGGAGTGAGGGTCCAAACGGGGGGCCGAGAAAAACATGGCCGAATTGATACAAAGCACGGCGCCCTTGTCGTGGAAAACAAGCGAGATCTGTCGACGGCCAAGGCCGGGGCAGAAGCCGAGAAGCAGGGTCGAGAATACGTGGCCGGCCTGGTAAAGGCCGAGGGAAATCCGAGGTCGGTTGCGCGGTTGGTCGTGACCGACATCGAACGGTGGTACGAATACGACGTCAAGTTCGAAGGCGAGCCTTCGACAGCAACCGAAGCCAACGTCACCGTGACGATCCGCAGCCAGAAACATTTCACTTCCACTGACGGGAAGGCGATGCTTGCCTACCTCGAAGCGGTGCTCTGGAGCGAGCCGATTGTCGCAACGCCGGCCATTCTGCAAGCTGGTTTTGGCGTCGGGTCCGAACTTCACCGGGTCCTAAGTCAGGCATTGGCCTCAGCTTGGTCTGTGCAGAGTTCTCGCCAGGAATCCAAGCTACTTTTCGACTTGTGGTTCAGGCATGTGGTGTCGTCCTACGGCTACAATGCAGAACCGGAACCGGAGGCATTCCTCGCGCACGGGTACTTAGTGATGTTGAGCCGTATCTTCGCCGGCTGTTCGCTCGCGACTCCGTTGCAGAGGAAACACACCGATTTTGCCGAAGATTGTGTCCGGGGCGACTTTTTTCATTCGGCTTTCATTCGTGATTTCGTCGAGCGTGACTTTTTCCGCTGGTTGGGAACCGACGAAACGCTGGAGATCCTGCGACCCGCCGTTGCGATGGTCGCGGAGCAACTTCAGAACCTTGACTTCGAGGAAGCGGCACGCTTTGACCTGCTTTCCCAACTCTACGAGGCAATCATGCCACCAAATCTGCGCAAGGAGTTTGGGGAGGTGTTTACGCCGGGATGGCTAGCTAATCGCATCGTGAGCGCGGTCCCGGGAATCGAGAAGCCCGGGGCAGCAGTCCTTGACCCAGCGTGCGGTCCCGGTTCCTTCCTCAGGGCCTGCGTTGAGCGGAAGGTGTCAGCGTTTCCCCCAGGAACCAACTCGCAAGTCGTTCTTGACCATGTCCTTTCGGACGTAGCGGGCTTTGACATCAACCCTGTCTCCATCTCGCTCGCAAAGGCCACGCTGGCCATGGCGCTCGCCGAGCACATCAGTAATGCGGAACGTCCGGTCAGACTGCCCATCTACCTTGCGGATTCATTGTTCACGCCAACAAGCGTTGGCCAAAAGAAAGAGAATATCACCGTGCTAACGTTTGACCACGAGGATGAGTGCTCTATCGAATTTCCTTCGAGTGTCTTTGGCGTAAGTAGCGCGTTTGATTCCGTCGTCTCCGAAGCACACCAACAGGCCGAACTCATGGTGCAAGGCACCAGCACGGCCAAGCTGGAACCGCGCGTCAAGCAGATGGTCGACGCCGTATCGCAGAAATGTGGGCTCAGCAAGGTTGAGGCCGAGGTACTCTCAACCGCCGTTGTTGAGCTGCGCGAAGCCCTCGCCGAACGGGTCCGGCGCAAACGGAACGGAGTTTGGGCGTTCTTGCTGAGGAACACCTATCGGCCAGTGCTGCTGCGCGCTTCCTTCCAGTTCTTGATTACGAACCCGCCGTGGCTGACGCTTAGTAACCTCCCTGAAGCACGATACAAGGAGCAACTCGAAAATATCGCTCTATCTCTCGGCGTCAAGCCAAAGGCCGAATCCGCACACCACCAAGAAATCGCTACAGTCTTCGCGCTCCATGCCGTTGAACATTTTCTGGTGCCGGGCGGCCAGTTTGCCATCGTCTTGCCAGCGACAATCTTGAACGGCAAGCACCACGAGCCGCTGCGGGCCTCCACCTTCGCAGAACACAGTGGTCTGGCGGGCTCCCGACTTTGGGACTTCGTGCAAATGGACTCCTTGTTCAAGCGCCCCGCGTGCGTTCTGTTCGGGGCGAAGAATAAGACTGGCGGAATGCCGGCCCTGCTGCCCGCCTTGCGCTTCAGCCGCGAGGACGAGGAGCCAGTGTCAGTCGAGTACCGGTTGACGCGAAAGGGCACGGGAACCTACTATGGCACAACAGTAGGCGCAGCGACAGACACCTTCTATGAGGCGCGATTTTCGCAGGGGGCCGACATTATGCCTCACACACTGTTCTTCGTCGATCTTAAGAGTGCCGCGGACAAGGCCGTGGTGCGAGTCGAAACATCTCTCGAAGAACGCACCAACCCCATCAACAAGAAGGCGCGCACCCTGCACGCGACGGGCGCCGTGGAGCGCGAGTATCTGTTCTGGACGCTGAAGAGTGACCAAGTCCTTCCCTTCCTTGTAGGGAAACCTCGGAGCGTTGTCCTCCCTCTAGCGTTGGAGGGCGGCAAGTATCGCGTGGTGGACCAGACTGAAATTGAGGTTGCGGGCCACGAAAATGCCAAGGCGTGGTTCGAGAAGGTGCAGGCCAAGGCCAAAAAAAGCAAGACGGCAAAGATTGACCGCACGCTCGATGACATCCGTCAATCGCTGCGGACGCGAAACAAGCTCGTCAATCAGCCGCCAAGGTGGAAGGGCCACCTAGTGTTCTATGGGGCTGGCGGAAAGGACGTCTGTGCTGCGACCACTCCCACGGCCTCCTTGCCCAGCCCATTCGTCAATCATCAAACGCTCTACGTGATGCAGACCGACGACGGAGCCGAAGCAGCCTACGTTGTCGGAATGTTGAACAGCGATACGGTCAACGAGCAGATTAAGGAATCACAACCCAAGGGTAAGCATGGCGAACAGCACGTGCACCTTCGGGCGCTGATGTTCCCCGCCTACCGGCCTGGCGACCCCGCGCATGAAGCCGTTGCGCGAGCAAGCACGGCGATTGCACGAGCTGCGGAATCTCTGGCACACAACGAGCCTCACCTAATTGCCGCGGGTGGAGCCCTCGCGTCCCGGCGCGTAAGCTTCCGCAAGAAGCTGCGCGAGGCAGAGCCGGACCTCTTCGCCCAGCTCAATGCCAGCGCCAAGGAGGTGCTGTTGTCATGA